A genomic window from Lotus japonicus ecotype B-129 chromosome 1, LjGifu_v1.2 includes:
- the LOC130727380 gene encoding uncharacterized protein LOC130727380 isoform X2, which translates to MHICRYVPPWLSQILACMGRNIKGFSLPISASRTQLPLHAFVRTSAAQPQFKTLLESRGCLGCFPKPISMDEASKGLITQGSAINNYDRSEDIWSSSSFYMDHSAGYSQRSFSSITIPNHPSDPQSSAGNQIDHPEEFVNHGLRLWKQTRKQWVGNKKTERRMQVGESRISWNATYESLLGTTRPFRQPIPLGEMVEFLVDIWELEGLV; encoded by the exons ATGCATATTTGTAGATATGTTCCTCCATGGCTCTCTCAGATTCTCGCCTGTATGGG CCGAAACATAAAGGGTTTTAGCCTCCCTATATCAGCATCGCGAACGCAATTACCGCTGCACGCGTTTGTCCGCACTTCCGCAGCGCAGCCTCAATTTAAAACCCTGCTTGAG AGCAGAGGTTGTCTTGGATGCTTTCCAAAACCTATCTCAATGGATGAGGCATCTAAGGGGCTAATAACTCAAGGCTCAGCAATTAATAACTATGACAGATCAGAAGATATTTGGAGCAGCAGCTCATTCTATATGGATCACAGTGCAGGTTATTCCCAGAGAAGCTTCTCATCAATTACCATACCAAACCATCCTTCTGATCCTCAAAGCAGTGCTGGCAATCAGATTGATCATCCTGAAGAATTTGTCAATCATG GTCTTCGTCTCTGGAAGCAGACAAGGAAACAATGGGTTGGAAATAAAAAGACCGAGCGACGGATGCAAGTTGGAGAATCCAGAATAAG TTGGAATGCTACCTACGAGAGTCTACTCGGAACCACCAGGCCATTTCGCCAGCCCATTCCTCTTGGA GAAATGGTTGAGTTTCTTGTTGACATTTGGGAGCTAGAGGGGCTTGTATGA
- the LOC130727380 gene encoding uncharacterized protein LOC130727380 isoform X5 → MFLHGSLRFSPVWGNRNIKGFSLPISASRTQLPLHAFVRTSAAQPQFKTLLESRGCLGCFPKPISMDEASKGLITQGSAINNYDRSEDIWSSSSFYMDHSAGYSQRSFSSITIPNHPSDPQSSAGNQIDHPEEFVNHGLRLWKQTRKQWVGNKKTERRMQVGESRISWNATYESLLGTTRPFRQPIPLGEMVEFLVDIWELEGLV, encoded by the exons ATGTTCCTCCATGGCTCTCTCAGATTCTCGCCTGTATGGGGTAA CCGAAACATAAAGGGTTTTAGCCTCCCTATATCAGCATCGCGAACGCAATTACCGCTGCACGCGTTTGTCCGCACTTCCGCAGCGCAGCCTCAATTTAAAACCCTGCTTGAG AGCAGAGGTTGTCTTGGATGCTTTCCAAAACCTATCTCAATGGATGAGGCATCTAAGGGGCTAATAACTCAAGGCTCAGCAATTAATAACTATGACAGATCAGAAGATATTTGGAGCAGCAGCTCATTCTATATGGATCACAGTGCAGGTTATTCCCAGAGAAGCTTCTCATCAATTACCATACCAAACCATCCTTCTGATCCTCAAAGCAGTGCTGGCAATCAGATTGATCATCCTGAAGAATTTGTCAATCATG GTCTTCGTCTCTGGAAGCAGACAAGGAAACAATGGGTTGGAAATAAAAAGACCGAGCGACGGATGCAAGTTGGAGAATCCAGAATAAG TTGGAATGCTACCTACGAGAGTCTACTCGGAACCACCAGGCCATTTCGCCAGCCCATTCCTCTTGGA GAAATGGTTGAGTTTCTTGTTGACATTTGGGAGCTAGAGGGGCTTGTATGA
- the LOC130727380 gene encoding uncharacterized protein LOC130727380 isoform X3 translates to MTKQSKQLKVAQHNTNLFKIWGNGATIVSVFRFTTMLSSSFRICSSMALSDSRLYGSRGCLGCFPKPISMDEASKGLITQGSAINNYDRSEDIWSSSSFYMDHSAGYSQRSFSSITIPNHPSDPQSSAGNQIDHPEEFVNHGLRLWKQTRKQWVGNKKTERRMQVGESRISWNATYESLLGTTRPFRQPIPLGEMVEFLVDIWELEGLV, encoded by the exons ATGACAAAGCAAAGCAAACAACTGAAAGTGgcacaacacaacacaaaccTTTTTAAGATTTGGGGAAACGGCGCTACTATTGTTTCTGTTTTTCGATTTACAACCATGTTATCCTCATCTTTCAGG ATATGTTCCTCCATGGCTCTCTCAGATTCTCGCCTGTATGGG AGCAGAGGTTGTCTTGGATGCTTTCCAAAACCTATCTCAATGGATGAGGCATCTAAGGGGCTAATAACTCAAGGCTCAGCAATTAATAACTATGACAGATCAGAAGATATTTGGAGCAGCAGCTCATTCTATATGGATCACAGTGCAGGTTATTCCCAGAGAAGCTTCTCATCAATTACCATACCAAACCATCCTTCTGATCCTCAAAGCAGTGCTGGCAATCAGATTGATCATCCTGAAGAATTTGTCAATCATG GTCTTCGTCTCTGGAAGCAGACAAGGAAACAATGGGTTGGAAATAAAAAGACCGAGCGACGGATGCAAGTTGGAGAATCCAGAATAAG TTGGAATGCTACCTACGAGAGTCTACTCGGAACCACCAGGCCATTTCGCCAGCCCATTCCTCTTGGA GAAATGGTTGAGTTTCTTGTTGACATTTGGGAGCTAGAGGGGCTTGTATGA
- the LOC130727380 gene encoding uncharacterized protein LOC130727380 isoform X4: MTKQSKQLKVAQHNTNLFKIWGNGATIVSVFRFTTMLSSSFRYVPPWLSQILACMGGCLGCFPKPISMDEASKGLITQGSAINNYDRSEDIWSSSSFYMDHSAGYSQRSFSSITIPNHPSDPQSSAGNQIDHPEEFVNHGLRLWKQTRKQWVGNKKTERRMQVGESRISWNATYESLLGTTRPFRQPIPLGEMVEFLVDIWELEGLV; this comes from the exons ATGACAAAGCAAAGCAAACAACTGAAAGTGgcacaacacaacacaaaccTTTTTAAGATTTGGGGAAACGGCGCTACTATTGTTTCTGTTTTTCGATTTACAACCATGTTATCCTCATCTTTCAG ATATGTTCCTCCATGGCTCTCTCAGATTCTCGCCTGTATGGG AGGTTGTCTTGGATGCTTTCCAAAACCTATCTCAATGGATGAGGCATCTAAGGGGCTAATAACTCAAGGCTCAGCAATTAATAACTATGACAGATCAGAAGATATTTGGAGCAGCAGCTCATTCTATATGGATCACAGTGCAGGTTATTCCCAGAGAAGCTTCTCATCAATTACCATACCAAACCATCCTTCTGATCCTCAAAGCAGTGCTGGCAATCAGATTGATCATCCTGAAGAATTTGTCAATCATG GTCTTCGTCTCTGGAAGCAGACAAGGAAACAATGGGTTGGAAATAAAAAGACCGAGCGACGGATGCAAGTTGGAGAATCCAGAATAAG TTGGAATGCTACCTACGAGAGTCTACTCGGAACCACCAGGCCATTTCGCCAGCCCATTCCTCTTGGA GAAATGGTTGAGTTTCTTGTTGACATTTGGGAGCTAGAGGGGCTTGTATGA
- the LOC130727380 gene encoding uncharacterized protein LOC130727380 isoform X1, with protein sequence MTKQSKQLKVAQHNTNLFKIWGNGATIVSVFRFTTMLSSSFRYVPPWLSQILACMGRNIKGFSLPISASRTQLPLHAFVRTSAAQPQFKTLLESRGCLGCFPKPISMDEASKGLITQGSAINNYDRSEDIWSSSSFYMDHSAGYSQRSFSSITIPNHPSDPQSSAGNQIDHPEEFVNHGLRLWKQTRKQWVGNKKTERRMQVGESRISWNATYESLLGTTRPFRQPIPLGEMVEFLVDIWELEGLV encoded by the exons ATGACAAAGCAAAGCAAACAACTGAAAGTGgcacaacacaacacaaaccTTTTTAAGATTTGGGGAAACGGCGCTACTATTGTTTCTGTTTTTCGATTTACAACCATGTTATCCTCATCTTTCAG ATATGTTCCTCCATGGCTCTCTCAGATTCTCGCCTGTATGGG CCGAAACATAAAGGGTTTTAGCCTCCCTATATCAGCATCGCGAACGCAATTACCGCTGCACGCGTTTGTCCGCACTTCCGCAGCGCAGCCTCAATTTAAAACCCTGCTTGAG AGCAGAGGTTGTCTTGGATGCTTTCCAAAACCTATCTCAATGGATGAGGCATCTAAGGGGCTAATAACTCAAGGCTCAGCAATTAATAACTATGACAGATCAGAAGATATTTGGAGCAGCAGCTCATTCTATATGGATCACAGTGCAGGTTATTCCCAGAGAAGCTTCTCATCAATTACCATACCAAACCATCCTTCTGATCCTCAAAGCAGTGCTGGCAATCAGATTGATCATCCTGAAGAATTTGTCAATCATG GTCTTCGTCTCTGGAAGCAGACAAGGAAACAATGGGTTGGAAATAAAAAGACCGAGCGACGGATGCAAGTTGGAGAATCCAGAATAAG TTGGAATGCTACCTACGAGAGTCTACTCGGAACCACCAGGCCATTTCGCCAGCCCATTCCTCTTGGA GAAATGGTTGAGTTTCTTGTTGACATTTGGGAGCTAGAGGGGCTTGTATGA
- the LOC130727379 gene encoding phospholipase D alpha 1-like — MSHLLHGRLDVIIYEVDTLQTLNRCMFNICNKGPSSGTGKKFLSQLKSCLLCQYQCQPEITGIGLYATVDLDKARVARTRVITNQTSSPKWNETFHIYSAHSISNIIFTVKQANPVSATLIGRAYVPVDQLLQGNIVDKWVKILDVNHNPLQGGPEIHVRIQFFDVKNDANWSQGLRTPQFQGVPHTFFNQKQGCRVTLYHDAHVLHGSVPWIPLYKSKYYVAGKCWEDIYNAIVDAKYFIYITGWSVYTEITLIRDSENRDSEKSITLGKLLKKKADEGVTVLMLVWDDRTSVPDFKKDGLMATHDQETAVYFRNTKVHCVLCPRDPGNGRSIVQGFEISTMFTHHQKSVILDSHFQGSEKRTVTSFVGGIDLCDGRYDTQEHPLFSSLKTEHHDDFHQPNFPGASINKGGPREPWHDIHCKLEGPIAFDVLCNFEQRWDKQVGRKQFLLSSSFFDKYLVDKSTAVERDENEKWNVQLFRSIDGGAASGFPQEPEEASEKGLVSGKDNIIDRSIQDAYINAIRRAKNFIYIENQYFLGSSYGWKSSDIKVEDINALHLIPKELSLKIVSKIEAGERFAVYIVIPMWPEGVPESGSVQAILDWQRRTMEMMYSDIAEAIRRKGIRANPRDYLTFFCLGNREGKKDDELTPTEAPEPGSDYSRAQKSRRFMIYVHSKMMIVDDEYIIIGSANINQRSMDGGRDTEIAMGAFQPRHATYNGPPRGQIYGFRRALWFEHLGDLGDTSIFNNPESLNCINLVNRLAENNWDIYSKETFDEFRAFHHLMRYPIEVTNNGAIKTFPGLEYFPDTKARILGSKSEYLPPILTT; from the exons ATTACTGGAATAGGTCTCTATGCAACAGTTGATTTGGATAAAGCAAGAGTTGCAAGGACTAGAGTAATAACAAATCAAACCTCCAGCCCCAAATGGAATGAGACCTTTCACATATACTCTGCCCATTCAATTTCCAACATCATATTCACTGTCAAACAAGCCAACCCTGTGAGTGCAACTCTAATTGGCAGAGCCTATGTCCCTGTTGATCAACTTCTGCAGGGGAACATAGTGGATAAATGGGTTAAGATTCTAGATGTGAATCATAATCCCCTCCAAGGTGGCCCTGAAATCCATGTCAGAATACAGTTTTTTGATGTAAAAAATGATGCAAACTGGTCTCAAGGACTAAGAACACCACAATTTCAAGGAGTTCCCCACACTTTCTTCAATCAAAAACAGGGTTGCAGAGTTACCCTGTACCATGATGCCCATGTTCTTCATGGCTCTGTGCCGTGGATTCCATTGTACAAATCGAAATACTATGTTGCTGGGAAATGCTGGGAGGATATTTACAATGCAATTGTTGATGCTAAGTACTTTATCTACATAACTGGTTGGTCTGTGTACACTGAAATCACCTTGATCAGAGACTCAGAAAATAGAGACTCAGAAAAAAGCATCACACTTGGGAAGCTGCTAAAGAAGAAAGCTGATGAAGGTGTCACTGTTCTCATGCTTGTTTGGGATGACAGAACCTCTGTTCCTGATTTCAAGAAAGATGGTTTGATGGCAACCCATGATCAGGAAACTGCAGTGTATTTCCGAAACACAAAGGTGCATTGTGTTCTGTGCCCGCGTGATCCTGGTAATGGAAGAAGCATAGTTCAAGGGTTTGAAATCTCAACCATGTTCACTCATCACCAGAAGAGTGTAATTCTTGACAGCCATTTTCAAGGATCAGAGAAGCGAACCGTTACTAGTTTTGTTGGTGGGATTGATCTCTGTGATGGGAGATATGACACACAAGAACATCCTCTATTTTCATCTCTGAAAACTGAGCATCATGATGATTTCCACCAGCCAAATTTCCCAGGGGCTTCCATTAACAAAGGAGGTCCAAGAGAGCCATGGCATGATATTCACTGCAAATTGGAAGGACCAATTGCATTTGATGTGTTGTGTAATTTTGAGCAAAGGTGGGATAAGCAAGTTGGAAGGAAGCAATTTTTACTCTCTTCAAGCTTTTTTGATAAGTATCTTGTAGATAAATCCACTGCAGTAGAGAGAGATGAAAATGAGAAATGGAATGTTCAGTTGTTCAGGTCAATTGATGGTGGTGCTGCTTCTGGTTTCCCACAAGAACCAGAGGAAGCTTCTGAAAAGGGTCTTGTCAGTGGCAAAGATAACATCATTGATAGAAGCATTCAAGACGCATACATAAATGCTATAAGAAGAGCAAAGAACTTCATCTACATTGAAAATCAGTATTTCCTAGGGAGTTCATATGGTTGGAAATCATCTGATATCAAAGTTGAGGATATCAATGCTTTGCATCTTATACCAAAGGAGCTTTCACTGAAGATTGTGAGTAAGATTGAAGCTGGAGAGAGGTTTGCTGTTTACATTGTGATACCAATGTGGCCAGAAGGTGTGCCTGAGAGTGGTTCAGTTCAAGCAATATTGGATTGGCAGAGGAGGACAATGGAGATGATGTATTCTGATATAGCTGAAGCCATTAGGAGAAAGGGAATTAGAGCTAATCCAAGAGATTACTTGACATTTTTCTGCCTTGGAAACCGTGAGGGTAAGAAAGATGATGAGCTTACTCCTACAGAGGCACCAGAGCCAGGCAGTGATTATAGTAGAGCACAAAAGTCCAGAAGATTCATGATCTATGTTCATTCCAAGATGATGATAG TGGATGATGAGTACATAATCATTGGTTCTGCCAACATAAACCAGAGATCAATGGATGGTGGAAGAGATACAGAGATTGCAATGGGTGCATTCCAACCACGCCATGCCACATACAATGGTCCCCCAAGAGGACAAATCTATGGATTCAGGCGTGCACTATGGTTTGAGCACCTTGGTGATCTTGGTGACACAAGCATCTTTAACAATCCAGAAAGCTTGAACTGCATCAATCTTGTGAATCGCCTTGCTGAGAACAACTGGGACATTTACTCAAAGGAAACATTTGATGAATTCAGAGCATTTCACCACCTCATGCGTTACCCCATAGAAGTGACCAACAATGGAGCCATAAAAACATTTCCAGGGCTTGAATATTTTCCAGATACAAAGGCTCGGATTCTGGGTTCCAAATCAGAGTACCTTCCTCCAATTCTCACCACCTAG